tctccaggcaagaacactggagtgggttgccatttccttctccaatgcatgaaagtgaaaagtgaaagtgaagttgctcagtcgtgtccgaccttcgaaaccccatggactgcagcctaccaggctcctctgtccatgggattttgcatagaagttaaataagcagggtgacaatatacagccttaacatactcctttcccagtttggaaccagtctgctgttccatgtccagttctaactgttccttcttgacctacatacagatttcttgggaggcaggtcatgtggtctggtatccccatttcttgaaaaattttccacagtttgttgtgatccacacaaaggctttggcgtagtcaataaagcagaattagatgcttttctagaacactcttgctttttcgatgatccaacagatgttggcaatttgatttctggttcctctgccttttctaaatccagcttgaacatatggaagttcacagttcatgtactgttgaagcctggcttagagaattttgacctCCAACTAGTCACAcaccttttctgagcctcagtttcctcacctgtgaagtaGGGATAATAACGCAACAGAGTGTTCATGATCCAGCGAGGGAAGGGGACATCCAGGGACCTGGTCGGGTACTCAGAATAGTTCTGGACTCGTCCTTTTTGCCAGAACCCCGCCCCAGACCCCCAAATCCCGCCCCACCAGACCGCTCCCACAAACCACGCCCCATCGGACCCCGCCCCAGAGAACAAAGCCACGCCCTCCCACCGCGTCACTAGCCCCGCCCTGTCGGGGCCACGCCCACCTGGCCTCGCGCGGGTTGCCGTGGTCTCGCTCCCTACACCCCGGCGGAGCCGAGTCCGGAGGGGCCACGCCACACCCGCTCTCCGCCGACCCCGACCGCCCCCCAGGCCCCGCCTCCGAGCCCATGGCCGCGCTGGGACCCCGCGCCTTACGGGCTGCGCTCTGTGGCGGCTGCTGCTGCCTCCTCCTGTGTGCCCAGCTTGCTGTGGCTGGTAACGCGTGCCCTTCACCCAACTGCTTGCCAGGAGCAGTCTGGGCTTGGCGGGGGCGGGAGGGGACTTTTCACTTGTGTGCGGGGCTCCTGGGGTGGGTAGACGTGGGCTCCGACTGTCTGTGGAGCCGTATATATAGGCTCCGGGTGTGAGGCAACTTCAGGTGTAGGGAAGTGAAGCGGCCCCAGGTGAATGGGATGGGGGTGGTTCCTGATATATGCAAAGGGTGGGTGCTCTGGTGAATGTCAGGGAGCTTCTAggtgtgtgtgcccatgtgttTGTGGAAACTCCAGGCGTGCGGTGGGGCTTAGGGGATCCAGGTGAGTGTATGTGTGCAGGGGGTGAGATCCGTAGTAGTGGGGAAGGGGAACGGTAGCTTGGGTTCCAAGTGTTGCACCCACCTCACGCCCAGGTAAAGGTGCTCGAGGCTTTGGGCGGGGAGCCCTGCTCCGCGTGAACATCTGGCCAGCTGTCCGAGTGGCCTGCACACAGCTGAAGCCCTGTGAGCATTGTGTGGAGGGAGACCAAGCACACAACCTCTCCGGCTGTGTGTGGGAGCAGTGTCGGCCGGAGGAGCCAGGTATGGAGTTAGGCCCTCCCCAAGGTTAGTGCCCCCAGTTCTGAACACCAGAACCTTGGCCCTGCTCCCTAAACCGCTTCCCTGCTCCTTCTCCCACCAGGACGCTGTGTGGCCCAAGCGGAGGTGGTCAAGGAAGGTTGCTCCATCTACAAccgctcagagtcatgtccaggTAAGGGGGCTCCCTCTGGCCTAAGTCAATTTGGGGAGAGGGTGCCGAGGTGTCCTCAGCCAGAGCCTGCCTCCAGGAGGGAACCAGCCTCTCCCAGAGAGAAGACTGTGCCCACGAGCACCTGGGTCCAGCGTCAGTTCTGCCCTTCAGCTCACTGAGATGTCGCTCCCCCTCTCCggcccatttcctcctctgaaaaTTGGTGCAGCTAGAGGATCTAGGGCAAGCGTGTAGAGGAATCGGAGGAACTAGCTCTTCTATTTTAAACCATAGTGAGGACTTTGGAAGTTCAGACGGGAATGGGGGGAGGGCTTCCTGAAGGAGGCAGCATCACAAATGATGATTAGACAtagagatggagagggaggacTGCGCTGGTGGAAGGAACTGTATAAACTAAGGCTTAAGAGTGTGCCAGGTGGACCTGGGATGGGGTCTTGATGGGAAGTGGCAGGGGGGTCTGGTTTAATTACGGATTCCCTGTCTCTTCAGCTGTGCACCACCACCCAACTCATGAACCGAAGACAGTCACAACAGGTAGGTACTATCTGGGGCAATGGAAGGACAGGAGGTGCAGGGAAAAACAGCTGGGCTCAGGCACTGACATTCTCTGTGACCTCCTGTGATTTCTCCCTCTGAGCCTATTTCCAACATCTGTCAAATGGGTTGAAGAATACCTCCCAAAGCGAGGATTTTATGAGAGCGTGTACAGCACCTCGTTCAGTTTCCAGTGTGTAGAAGGTGATCAAGAAATGATGGTTCCCATCCCTTCTCCCCAACCCCGGTTCTGAGAACTCAGGATGGCCCCCCTCAGGGCCTGCTTGGCGCTGAGGGTGTATGTCAGGTTGCCAAGGAGATGTCCTCAGTGACTACCTACTGCAACCTCCCGGCCCAGAGAGGGTCACAAAGCAGGGTCCCAGCCGAACAGAGGCAAGAACCCCACTCTTTGGTTCCCACTGCCCCTCAGGGTGTGGAGGTCAGCAGGCTTGGCAAGGATGGCTGAAGAGGCTCTTGGTTAATTAAAGTCAGAAACATGATCTCAGGGGCTGAATTATTGATGGCTCCTCCTCCAGCCTGAGCCCCAGCTGGGTCTTGCGCAgcttatttcttccttcttctgctcCTCTTTCCCTAGTCCCCTTCTCTGGGGCTCCCTGAACTGCTGCTGGGACCACCCTTCACATTCTCAGATTCCCCTTCTGCAAGCTACACCCTCTGGGAGGTGGATCCAGCACCCAACTGGGCCCCTCTCACTGCCCTAGAATGCTCTTCTAccaccagccctgccctgctctgGGCACCTGGCCCAGGGCCTGAAATTGAATCCCTGGTGGGAGTAGATGGCTAACATGGCACAGCTGGGAGCCACCTAGACGTCCTGGCAACTGTGGGCcctgaggcgggggtgggggaagggtcgGGGATGCCGTGTAAGTCTGGCTCTGCCCTAACGGAGAGGTGACTGTCAGGCCTGGCACTCAGAGCCTGGTTAGTCCCTCCGACACATGTCATCGAGTCTTCATTTATCCCCTTGGTCGAGTGTGGGCTGCCgcatcttcctctccttccctctctccggACCCCGGGTGACTCCAGGGTCTTGGGACTTCGGAGTCCCAAGGAGACCACAGCATTTGCACCTGGGCTTCGAAGCTCAAGACCCAAGACAGAGAGGGACTGTGAGCTGAAAGCTGTGTGGACACCCAAGTTCTGGGTCCATCGTCACTCTGTGGGGCCCcagtggaagagggaggcaggcagggagctCACTCACCATCTGGGACCTGCAgtcaggaagcccagagagagtGTGACAAGCATCAAGCCACAGAGCAACTCAGGAGTGGAGCCAGGGCCGATGCTATCCGTCCTTCCAGGCACTTCCAGGCCACCCGTAGAATCTGGGTGGAACTTCTGAGCCCGCTGTCCAAGGCTCCCCTAGTGAGGACTGGGGGCCTCCCAGATGACCTGTGCCGGGTTTGAGGTGGGGCTGGGCCCCTGGCCTACAGTGGCCTGCTGTGGCCTCCACCCTGCAGAGAGCCCCTCGGTCCCTGAGGCCCACAGCCCCGGCTTTGATGGGGCCAGCTTCACCGGAGGCGTGGTGATGGTGCTGAGTCTGCAGGCAGTGGCCTTCTTCGTCTTGCGCTTCCTCAAGGCCAAGGACAGCACCTACCAGACGCTGTGAGTACCTGGCTGCCGAGCCCCGTGCACCCTCTCCCCCCTGGCCCCCCAGGTGGCCCTCACTGCCCGTGTGCTGTCTCCGCCACggggcagcctcaggagcccTGAGGCCCTCTCGGCCTCCTCCATGTAGGCCACAGCGCGTCTCCCCCCTCCAGTGTGGGGTTCTCTCGGCTGGGTGTTGGCCCGCGTGGAACTCAGCCCGGGCCCGGCGTCTGAGAGCCCAGctgagctcctctgtctctgtcccCTCATGCTGCCCGCAGGGAGGAGAACCAGTAGGTGACAGCCCAGGCCGCCTTCAGCCTGCAGCTCTGTGGCCGCGGGCAGGAGCCCAGGCCACGTGTGCGGTTTGGTTTTCCTCTGAGAAGGGGAGCTGCTCTGAGGCTCTGGCCCCCGTGTGTGCTGTGGGGTGGGTCGCTGCACCCTCCATTAAAGTGTGTGCTCTTCTGCCCACTGCCTGCTCTCTGCAGGGTGCAGGGGGCGTCCTCAGCCCAGCTGAGGTGGGGCCACCACCCTGAGTGCcttctctgtctgccctctgcaGAATCTGACCCCCTTCAGGCCCGGATTCCACACTCAGGGGAAAGAGGATGAAGAGGCTGCCCTCTCTTGGCCCCCTTAAGGGCCCTCAGGGTGGGAAAAACTTTGGTCACCAAATTGTGGCCCCTGTGAACACTGAGCAGACTCAGGACCCCGTAGCTGACatcccttcctgtcctgggcctgGTTTGTGCAGATGAGAGCATCCTTCAACCACCTTCTGCCTGATCCATCATCCCTGTGGGCCCCCACCTGGTACTTAGTCTGGGCCTGGCCTCTTCCCATCAACCCGGCTTGGACACTGCCCCCCAATAAAGGAGCTCTTTCCAGCACTGTGCTCCCATGTCTTGGGCTGTGTGTGGattggatggggtggggggtatgGTTCACTGCCCTCTCTTTCATGGAAATTGAGCCTTAAATTAACACTGTcaccttttaaagtatttttatttgcaggaattccctggaagtccagtggttaagacttggcgctttcactgccggggcctgggttcaatcccaggtcgggAAATTTAAGATCCCACTAGCCTCATGGCCTGGCcagaaaaatagtttttgttGTTATGTGTTTAAGCCCCTCCTCCACTGCATTATAGAGAAGGGTGCAGAGACTCAGAAAGGGAAACACGCCTGCTTAAGATCACGCAGAGTGGaatgggggcagggctgggaattTAATCCAGGTTTTTCTGACTCCAGAATGAGCAGAACTTCAGAACTCCTCTGCAGAGGCATCTCcagtttttttttgtgggggggctCCTAAATTGGATCTCTGCCCTTGTGCCAAGGTGGAGGTACCCCCAGGACCCTCCCCAGGGTACTTCTGGCCTTCCTTGAATGGGCCCTCCTAGAAAGCACCACTTAGGCCCACCTCCCTCTCTTCACCCCCTCAACCCTGGGCCCAGAAGTCTTCTCTAATAACATCTCCTATCCATGGGGCACTTGCTGGAAACCAGGTGTGTGGCTGAGAGTCTGGCATCAGTGTCTCATTTAGTCCCATGATTGTCCTAGAAAGCTGAGAGGCAGTAGAGTCACGGGCAAGAGTTTAGCCTGTGGAACCCGACTGCCTTGTGGGACTGAAAGTTAATGGAGCAGCTCTGGGCTTcggtttcctcgtctgtaaagtCCAGTAACAGCTGTTCCATCTCAGTGGGATGTAGGGCAGGTTCAGAGCAGGGGCATGTGTCCCGTCTGCTTCACTCCAGGGCACCCATTCACCCCTCCAGCTGCCCAAATGCCTGCATCTCTTCCTCCCCTTGAGGCCGCCTCTCCTTGCAGGATCTCTGGCTGCAGCGGGAAAGGCTTTAGGGCCCCTGGGCTCCACAGGGAGTTTCAGCTACTTCTTGGCCTCTCAGAGGGCTCACCTGCCTACCCATCAATGCCAAACACAGTCCACCACCCCCACAGACTCACTTCTATCAACACCTCCCCTCCTCTCAGACATCAGCCTCCCCTCCAGGTCCCTGCATCTGGGTCATGTGACCCAGCCTGCCTTGCTCTCTCTTCTTCAAGCCTCTGTACACATGGTTTCTCCTGCCTGGGTTGCCCTCCCCTGGCTGGGACGATGCCCGTTCTCTCCCAGGCCAAGGAAAGAATGCTCCACCTCCTCCTGGCTTTTCACCCACTTAAGGACATTTCTCTAgtggatgttttctttttcaaatgtagTAAATACCTGCAAAGAGCAAAAGGACTACACGGACATTCATGTACATGAAGAACGAGAATCACTCTCCCCAGCGTCCCACTCCCCAGAAATAACTATGCTTAACAGGATGGGTCACACCTTTCTCTATGAATTTACAAAAGACATACCTACACACACTTAgtgtttttttaatacaaaatgagggacttctctggtggcgcaggggttaagaatccgtccgccagtgcagggcatgcgggttccatccctggtccaagaagattctaccggcctcagagcagctaagcccatatgccacagctactgaaacccgcATGCCTGGAGGCAGTGCTCCGCAattagagaagccactgcaatgacagACCCATGCTCGCTGCAAGTAAAGACCgcacaaagcaacgaagacccagcacagccaaaaataaaattattttttaaagtttttcattacaaaaaaaaaatgcgAAGTGGGAGCATGCTTTACATTTTGTTCTGCAACGCTGCCCCTTTCGTTAGAGATCAGATTTGCCCCATGACTTATTCAGATAGTGATGGTTGATTTGCCTGCATCCTATCAAAGTCCAACTGGGTTATTTCCGTTTTATCGTAAACAGCATCATGATAAACGGGCTTGTCTTCAGATCTTGGCATACCTGCAGCAGAGCGTGTGTGGTGGGGACATATTCCTAGAACTGGAATTGGAGCTTCTCAGCGTTCATCTGATGGATCCATCCTGTCTGGCAAGCTTGGCCCCCACCTTCCTTGACACTCTCATGAACCTGGCCTTCTCTACCCCCACGAGAACTGGGCCTGGTATAGAGAAGGCCCTCAGGGAGGatttgatgagtgaatgaatgaccaGCGTTTTCCTCTCCTCTGTCACCAGAGGTCCCTCTCCAGCTCAGACCTCACCTCTCACATCTGGAGCAAGGCTGCTGCCTCTTCTTCACTGGCCTCCATGCCTGCCCTGCATGGTCTGCCCATGTGATGGCCTATATTAGCAGCTGTTTTCTAGTCTCTGCCAGGGACTCTTCAGTGGACCTGAGGGTGGGCATGAAGTCACCTTGCTAACAACGCTTCTCTCTGGTTGGGGGCATGGTTAGGGGCTTGGGCAAAATCTCTGGCAGAGAGAACACAAATCATGTCctgtctctgagcctgtttctccttgtttattcatttatttaacaaacattaaTGGGGCACCTGCTATGTACCAGCCTATAACCCGGtttcaataatattaataacaaccATCAGTGGGACTGTGTAAGGATGGGAGGTGATATACAAATAGCACCCAGCAtgacttggggtgggggtgggcagcaggTGCCCACCAGATGGTATTGGTGGTCATTCCCAACATGGTGACAAGGATCAGGGAAGAATTCCTAGTGGAGAtgacgtgagagctggaccttcGTGCACAGGGGGGAGCTTCACAGGGAGAGACGAGGAGGGGTTCCAGATGAGCTAAGGTACAAAAGTAGAAAGACCCTACGTGAGTGCAGAAGTCTGAAGAGATGGCTGCAGAGTCTTGGTGGCCAGGATCAGAAGCTGGACTCCATCCTGGTTGGACCGGGCAGGAATAATGCCCATTCTCTCAAAGGTGAAGGAGGAAAAGCCCCCACCTTCTGCTGGTTCCAGGCTGGGTGGGGTATCCCTGGGGAAAGACAAGGGAGGAAGTCTTGCTTCATGTCCTCCCACCAGCCTGGAATCTTTTCTCAGGGCCCCAGCAAGATGGGCCCTCTGTGGACCCCAcctccccctttcctcctcttgTTTGGGGAGTCTGCCTCTCTGAGGACCCATGACTACCCCAGCTGCCCAGATAGGGGCCCAGGGTACCCTCCCCACTCACCCACTCACCATCCCATCCTCATCCTCTCCCTAGGTATCCTTCTCCCACCCAGGCTCACTAGCCTCAAGGAGCAGGGTGGGAGTTTGATAATCTGggctctacacacacacacacacacacacacacacacatgcatacacactgtATGCAAATAGATGCAAATGATGAAAAACCTGACAGCTAGAATCTGGGGGATGGAAAGAAAAGCGCAGAGGGATCTGAAAGAGACATACCCACTACCCCCATGCCCATCCTGTGCCCACCTGGCCCTGTATCTCCCTGCAGAACCCAGGAAACTGGAAGCCAGTAAAATTGTCCTCTTGCCCAGTTGTCCTGGAACCCCAGGAAGtcctggggagaagggagaaCCAGGTCCTCAAGGTAAGAGATGCCAGAGATCTGGCAGGGGCCTGCAGAGGCAGCAATTACAGTCTGTGCTAAGAGACCATGTCAAAGGGGCAAGGAACCTTTGTGTGCCAGGCTCCAGGCTGGATGCCCAGCACCCTAAGACTGACCCTGTGGGGTAGGTGGTATCATCCCCATCTCGCTGGGCTGTGGGGGAAGGGAGGTTCAGAGAGGATCAGTCATTCACCCATGTACACAGAGCTAGGAGCCTCGAAAGGCTGCAGCTGGGATCTGACTTGACTGCTTTCTGGCCCCTGACATAGGGCAGGGTGTAAGGCATCTCTCTGTTTCTGGGATGTCAGGGCAGCCTGGACCACTGGGCAAGATGGGTCCCAAGGGTGAACCTGGGGACTGTGTGGAGCTAGCggtctcttctttctttgctcTGTCCCTGGACCAGAGAGGGGGCTGCTTGTCTGCTGCTCAGGAATTGGCTGTGATTGACCTCTTGTAGAGGGGGTAGAAagctggtggcgctagtggtaaagaacctatcttccattgcaggagacataagagatgcacgttagatccctggatcgggaagatcccctggaggacgtggcaacccgccccagtattcttgactggagaatcccatggacagaagagcctggcaggctacaatccacagggtcgcaaagagtcagacacgactgaagcgacttagcacacatgcagtgGGGGTGGAAAGCTGGGAGGAGTGGTGAGAATCAGGAGAAGGGCCTGGGCACCCTCCCCTCTGGTGGTTCGTGAGCCTTCCCTTGGGAGTACTCAGACTTCAGAGTCAACATTCATCTTTTCTTGGGGCTGGAGATTCAGTGAACTTGCTGTGGGGACAGGAAGGTTGAGGCCATCTTTGCTGGAGCCCAGGCACCTAGAATCAGATGGTGCTGGGGTGTTGTTGGGTCAGCAGGAgtggcccagccccacccctggaGCCCCTCTTCAGGGGTCCAGAGGAATTGAGAGGGCTCCTGGAGTTCAGCATGTGGCCTCTTCCATTGCCTGTGGGCTGGGGCTTGGGAAATAACTTAGGGGCCCCCATCAGCTCATCTCCTCTTCCCCAGGCCCTGGGAGCTTCCAGGAGCTGCTGAGCTGGAAGACCACTTTGAGTGACTGGTACCATCTGTGCCTACCTGAGGGCTGAGCCCTCCCAGTCTTctgtgacagttcagttcagtggctcagtcatggctgactctgtgaccccatggactgcagcacaccaggcctccctgtccatcaccaactccccgagtttactcaaactcatgtccattgaatcagtgttgtcatccaaccatctcatcctctgttgccccttcttctctcgccttcaatctttcccagcatcagggtcttttcaaatgagtcagttctttgcatcaggtggccaaagtattggagtttcagcttcagcatcagtcattccaataaatattcaggactgatttcctttaggatggactggttggatctccttgcagtccaagggactctcaagtcttctccaacaccacagttcaaaagcatcaattctttggcgctcagctttctttatagtccaactctcacatccatacctgactactggaaaaaccagagctttgattagatggacctttgttgacaaagcaa
This window of the Capricornis sumatraensis isolate serow.1 chromosome 3, serow.2, whole genome shotgun sequence genome carries:
- the CD164L2 gene encoding CD164 sialomucin-like 2 protein, which translates into the protein MAALGPRALRAALCGGCCCLLLCAQLAVAGKGARGFGRGALLRVNIWPAVRVACTQLKPCEHCVEGDQAHNLSGCVWEQCRPEEPGRCVAQAEVVKEGCSIYNRSESCPAVHHHPTHEPKTVTTGSPSVPEAHSPGFDGASFTGGVVMVLSLQAVAFFVLRFLKAKDSTYQTL